From the Glandiceps talaboti chromosome 12, keGlaTala1.1, whole genome shotgun sequence genome, one window contains:
- the LOC144443826 gene encoding neugrin-like — translation MAWITRIMMMSRQTWKLYSLCSTQQRYISTTKVLSCYDKVLTDTKKKAARGEVDTDPNYMTAIAREERRRAYGKIKSKAARELSLPKEDRVLTRDMMDQIRFLKQEDPDEWTISRLAESFGVSQTTIIKTLKSRFVPNEKRKTKQDKVAKANYDSLPAGNQDTYRPSLQPGKKINKDEMKIVNVARSQNMNGDAMVSQLKKDRSIGTFTKIALTSDAVVQKLQNMEVQDKEDDSEDIDHNVRLRREAITEMHAEAKTFSESVDNVTDVMDENEQEKQGVVQDIDESIPIFTDPHIDDKEYNFNLKDLRFVKREPMKIIRRGNRFYDSEGNFLYRI, via the exons ATGGCCTGGATAACAAGGATCATGATGATGAGCAGACAAACTTGGAAACTATACAGTCTGTGTTCGACCCAACAGAGATATATATCCACAACGAAAGTACTTAGTTGTTATGACAAGGTGCTGACCGACACGAAAAAAAAAGCTGCGCGAGGTGAAGTAGACACAGATCCAAACTACATGACAGCAATAGCAAG GGAGGAAAGACGCAGAGCATACGGAAAGATAAAATCAAAGGCAGCACGAGAACTATCATTACCAAAAGAAGACAGAGTGTTGACACGAGATATGATGGATCAAATACGATTCCTAAAACAAGAAGATCCAGATGAATGGACTATCAGTCGACTTGCAGAGAGTTTTGGAGTGTCACAGACAACCATCATCAAAACTCTCAAAAGCAGATTTGTTCcgaatgaaaaaagaaaaactaaACAAGATAAGGTAGCAAAAGCAAATTATGATTCACTGCCAGCAGGAAATCAAGATACTTACAGGCCTTCATTACAACCTGGTAAGAAAATTAATAAAGATGAGATGAAGATTGTAAATGTGGCAAGGTCACAGAATATGAATGGTGATGCCATGGTATCGCAGTTAAAGAAAGACAGAAGCATTGGGACTTTCACAAAAATTGCTCTTACAAGTGACGCTGTTGTgcaaaaattgcaaaatatggAAGTGCAAGATAAGGAAGATGATAGTGAGGACATTGATCACAATGTTAGATTGAGAAGGGAAGCCATTACAGAAATGCATGCTGAAGCAAAAACTTTCAGTGAAAGCGTAGACAATGTTACAGATGTAATGGATGAGAATGAACAGGAGAAACAAGGCGTGGTCCAAGATATTGATGAATCAATCCCCATCTTTACGGACCCACACATAGATGACAAAGAATACAACTTTAATCTAAAAGACTTGAGGTTTGTGAAACGGGAGCCAATGAAAATTATCAGACGTGGAAACCGATTCTACGATTCAGAGGGAAATTTCCTCTATAGAATTTGA
- the LOC144443431 gene encoding m7GpppN-mRNA hydrolase-like has translation MEEALVLSARNAIPEEILTDLCSRFLINIPGEEKADLVRVCFQIELAHWFYLDFYRQENPALPACGIRDFATVVFRHCPYLNRYEENVDEIIKQWKGYKMSVPTHGAIMLDEALQHVLLVQGYWAKASWGFPKGKVNKDEAEHLCAIREVLEETGFDISNLLDQNEYIEQRINEQVIRLYIIPCVSKETKFQPKTRKEIKCVEWFDIEDLPTHKKDMTPKVNLNLSPNNFFMVVPFIKPLKKWISKQKERLDQVSAQQHMKLEHKHRSSQMAATMGEQKPLTEKQRQRLQRQFAQSNQSEFADYLKLKEGLGGRSTVSTSPQQQRGRGRGNTPQKQYTILTRESGRAPRRSLQQLFTDAKSEDREPDNDDKQTFTSKAFENFHLDWEPIMKHFDFPRKPIS, from the exons ATGGAGGAAGCACTTGTACTTAGTGCACGAAATGCTATTCCAGAAGAAATTTTAACTGATTTATGCAG CCGCTTTCTCATCAATATACCAGGTGAAGAAAAAGCAGACCTTGTACGTGTATGTTTCCAGATAGAATTGGCTCACTGGTTTTACTTGGATTTTTACCGTCAAGAAAACCCAGCATTGCCAGCTTGTGGTATTAGAGATTTTGCTACTGTTG TTTTCAGACATTGCCCCTACTTGAATAGATATGaagaaaatgttgatgaaattataaaacaatgGAAGGGTTATAAAATGAGTGTACCTACTCATGGTGCTATAATGTTAGATGAAGCACTACAACAT GTTTTACTAGTGCAAGGTTATTGGGCTAAAGCCAGTTGGGGATTCCCAAAAGGAAAAGTAAATAAAGATGAGGCTGAACATTTATGTGCAATACGTGAG GTACTGGAAGAAACTGGTTTTGATATCAGTAATTTACTGGACCAAAATGAATACATTGAACAGAGGATAAATGAACAAGTCATACGACTTTACATCATACCATGTGTTTCAAAAGAaaccaaatttcaacccaaaaCAAGGAAAGAAATCAAG TGTGTAGAGTGGTTTGATATAGAGGATTTACCAACACATAAAAAAGACATGACACCCAAAGTCAATCTGAATTTAAGTCCAAATAATTTCTTCATGGTTGTTCCATTTATAAA ACCTCTTAAAAAATGGATCAGCAAACAGAAAGAAAGACTAGACCAAGTAAGTGCACAACAACATATGAAACTTGAACACAAACATAGGAGTTCCCAAATGGCAGCTACTATGGGGGAACAGAAACCACTGACTGAGAAACAACGACAGCGGTTACAACGCCAGTTTGCACAGTCAAATCAAAGTGAATTTGCAGACTATTTAAAACTCAAAGAAGGATTAGGTGGTCGGAGCACTGTGTCTACATCACCACAGCAACAGAGAGGTAGAGGTAGAGGAAACACACCACAGAAACAGTACACAATATTG ACCAGAGAATCTGGGCGAGCTCCTAGGAGATCTTTACAGCAATTGTTTACAG ATGCCAAATCAGAAGATAGGGAACCCGACAATGATGACAAACAGACCTTTACATCAAAGgcttttgaaaactttcatttaGACTGGGAACCCATCatgaaacattttgatttcCCTAGAAAACCTATTTCATGA
- the LOC144443069 gene encoding nicotinamide riboside kinase 1-like produces the protein MAQQSIKTLVVGISGVSNGGKTTLTERLAKEIPNSYHISQDAFFKEEVDILIDEATGYQRWDDLTALHSEDMMKCVEEWKARPETFCRNRTDQSQVYVLIIEGILIYNYRPLEPIFDLRYFLTLPFEEAKRRRGRRVYIPSDPPGMFDQYVWRMYLENKQELEDMKIDMVFMDGTTDPNQIYTKVKNDIFQHLKALEDNPS, from the exons TGTATCAAATGGAGGGAAAACCACGTTAACAGAAAGATTGGCAAAGGAGATCCCTAACTCGTATCACATCAGTCAAGATGCCTTCTTTAAG GAAGAAGTGGATATATTGATAGACGAGGCAACTGGATACCAACGATGGGATG ATTTAACTGCTTTGCACTCTGAAGATATGATGAAATGTGTTGAAGAATGGAAAGCAAGACCAGAGACGTTTTGTAGAAATAGAACAGACCAATCACAAGTCTATGTTTTAATTATTGAAGGTATATTGATTTATAACTACAG ACCATTAGAACCTATATTTGATTTGAGGTACTTTCTAACACTACCGTTTGAAGAAGCTAAAAGAAGGCGGGG ACGGAGAGTTTATATCCCATCGGATCCACCTGGAATGTTTGATCAGTATGTATGGAGGATgtatttagaaaataaacaagaacttgaagATATGAAAATAGACAtgg TATTTATGGATGGCACCACAGATCCAAACCAAATTTACACTAAAgtgaaaaatgatatatttcaaCATCTTAAAGCATTGGAAGACAATCCCAGTTAA